One window of the Candidatus Microbacterium colombiense genome contains the following:
- a CDS encoding iron-siderophore ABC transporter substrate-binding protein: MRTSRLLAAVGTAAALALSLAACATPAADDASDSAGGNPADASAFPVTIEHVYGETTITEKPERVATIAWANHEVPLALGIVPVGMSKATWGDDDDNGVLPWVEEKLDELGADTPVLFDETDGIDYEAVADTEPDVILAAYSGLTQEEYDTLSKIAPVVAYPEVAWGTTVDQMIELNSKALGLEAEGEALIDDLHADAEAALEENSALKGKKVLFAYIDPTDLSQVGYYTAIDTRPGFLHDNLGLPLPSIVEENADSDQFYLTVSSEEADKFDDVDVFVTYGDDSIIATLQADPLLSKIPAIAEGRIAILPDATPIAASANPSPLSIPWGLSDYLGLLAAPLAAN; the protein is encoded by the coding sequence GTGCGCACCTCTCGACTTCTCGCCGCCGTCGGCACCGCCGCGGCCCTCGCTCTGAGCCTCGCCGCCTGCGCGACGCCCGCTGCCGATGACGCCTCCGACTCCGCCGGCGGCAACCCCGCCGACGCCTCCGCCTTCCCGGTCACGATCGAGCACGTCTACGGCGAGACCACCATCACCGAGAAGCCCGAGCGCGTCGCGACGATCGCCTGGGCGAATCACGAGGTGCCTCTGGCCCTCGGTATCGTCCCGGTCGGCATGAGCAAGGCCACCTGGGGTGACGACGACGACAACGGCGTGCTGCCCTGGGTCGAGGAGAAGCTCGACGAGCTGGGCGCCGACACCCCCGTGCTGTTCGACGAGACCGACGGCATCGACTACGAGGCCGTCGCCGACACCGAGCCCGACGTCATCCTCGCCGCCTACTCCGGCCTGACGCAGGAGGAGTACGACACTCTCTCCAAGATCGCGCCGGTCGTCGCCTACCCCGAGGTCGCCTGGGGCACCACGGTCGACCAGATGATCGAGCTCAACTCGAAGGCACTCGGGCTCGAGGCTGAAGGCGAGGCGTTGATCGACGACCTGCACGCCGACGCCGAGGCCGCGCTCGAGGAGAACAGCGCCCTCAAGGGCAAGAAGGTCCTGTTCGCGTACATCGACCCGACCGACCTCAGCCAGGTCGGCTACTACACCGCGATCGACACGCGCCCCGGCTTCCTGCACGACAACCTGGGGCTCCCGCTGCCCTCGATCGTCGAGGAGAACGCCGACAGCGACCAGTTCTACCTGACGGTCAGCTCCGAAGAGGCCGACAAGTTCGACGACGTCGACGTGTTCGTGACCTACGGCGACGACTCGATCATCGCCACGCTGCAGGCCGACCCGCTGCTGTCGAAGATCCCGGCGATCGCCGAGGGACGCATCGCGATCCTCCCCGACGCGACCCCCATCGCGGCGTCGGCGAACCCGTCTCCGCTGTCGATCCCGTGGGGCCTGAGCGACTACCTCGGCCTCCTGGCCGCGCCGCTCGCCGCGAACTGA
- a CDS encoding iron ABC transporter permease, protein MTTVTVPTPGTADLRRPAWARTLWLLVGVGVLLVLCVLSVCFGVRAVSIDDIVAALGGHTDTLAQAAIVKRLPRTALAILVGAALALAGATMQAVTRNPIADPGILGVSNGASLAVVLGIAFLGLSDPYGQMAFAIVGAAIAATFVYTVGSLGRGGATPLKLALAGAATSAAFASLISAVMLPRVDLLQTFQSWQIGGVGGAEWPRIAVTAPVLALGALICFASSRGMNSLALGDDMAKGLGEHVFRTRLMSALGAVILAGAATAIAGPIGFVGLVIPHVCRMLIGTDHRWLLPFSALGGAALLLASDIVGRVIAPSSEEIQVGIITAIIGAPFFIWIVRRQKVREL, encoded by the coding sequence GTGACCACCGTCACCGTCCCCACGCCGGGCACCGCAGATCTGCGGCGCCCGGCATGGGCGCGCACCCTCTGGCTCCTGGTCGGGGTGGGCGTGCTGCTCGTGCTGTGCGTCCTCTCCGTCTGCTTCGGCGTGCGAGCCGTGAGCATCGACGACATCGTCGCCGCTCTCGGCGGGCACACCGACACCCTCGCCCAGGCCGCCATCGTGAAGCGGCTTCCCCGCACGGCGCTCGCGATCCTGGTCGGTGCGGCGCTCGCCCTCGCCGGTGCCACGATGCAGGCGGTCACACGCAACCCGATCGCCGACCCCGGCATCCTGGGCGTCTCGAACGGCGCATCGCTCGCCGTCGTCCTGGGCATCGCGTTCCTCGGACTCTCCGACCCCTACGGGCAGATGGCCTTCGCGATCGTCGGTGCCGCGATCGCTGCGACCTTCGTCTACACGGTCGGTTCCCTCGGCAGGGGCGGAGCCACACCCCTCAAGCTCGCCCTCGCGGGGGCCGCCACGTCGGCCGCCTTCGCCTCCCTGATCAGCGCCGTCATGCTGCCGCGCGTCGATCTGCTGCAGACCTTCCAGTCCTGGCAGATCGGTGGGGTGGGCGGCGCCGAGTGGCCGCGCATCGCCGTGACGGCACCGGTTCTGGCACTCGGAGCACTGATCTGCTTCGCGAGCTCGCGCGGCATGAACTCCCTCGCGCTCGGAGACGACATGGCGAAGGGGCTGGGCGAGCACGTGTTCCGCACCCGCCTGATGTCGGCGCTCGGCGCGGTGATCCTCGCGGGGGCCGCCACGGCGATCGCCGGACCCATCGGGTTCGTCGGCCTCGTGATCCCGCACGTCTGCCGCATGCTGATCGGCACCGACCATCGCTGGCTGCTGCCGTTCTCGGCACTCGGCGGCGCGGCACTGCTGCTCGCGAGCGACATCGTCGGCCGCGTGATCGCCCCGTCGTCGGAGGAGATCCAGGTCGGCATCATCACGGCGATCATCGGCGCCCCCTTCTTCATCTGGATCGTCCGTCGCCAGAAGGTGCGTGAACTGTGA